The following proteins are co-located in the Salvelinus fontinalis isolate EN_2023a chromosome 29, ASM2944872v1, whole genome shotgun sequence genome:
- the LOC129827864 gene encoding LOW QUALITY PROTEIN: ankyrin repeat domain-containing protein 13D-like (The sequence of the model RefSeq protein was modified relative to this genomic sequence to represent the inferred CDS: inserted 2 bases in 1 codon), protein MAQEAFPLHFLVWNNQYIELERELQQNEENVERLDPRGRTPLELAVCLGHLESTRVLLRHCANPTHCNAQSWTILQEAVSTGDPELCQLVLQYRDFKRATERLAGIPELLSKLRQARDFYVEMKWEFTSWVPLVSKVCPSDVYRVWKSGSCLRVDTTLLGFEHMTWLKGRRSYIFKGEENGAMVMEVDHDKQVVYTEPLSLSPRDAPSLLAAMLPTQENTAQRLTSPIVSTHLNTRNIAFERNKSGIWGWRSEKSEAVSGYEAKVYSATNVELVTRSRTEHLSDQDKSKSKGTKTPLQSFLGIAEQHTAHNGSNVCQYASPHNPTAITAEEYFDPEFQLNERDIGRPVELTSKVQRFKAHLWLSEAHPLSLAEQVTPIIDLMAISNAHFAKLRDFITLSLPPGFPVKIEIPLFHVLNARVTFSNLCGCDEPVSSVTVHTPEEAPEAGNHTHTRTXTYIHMYDSRSIYIYTHANSPSICSQGRPPPPFHCEVDPSVFQPPPDYTTLGPGRSEPMRDEDDNLLQFAIQQSLLDAGTESDQVTIWEALTNSRPVSGHIQSPLYEDDSQLERAIQESLSISLAGGEEGDPVSPLSVSPSDPGANSPPSYSSVAEPRMPGPFSVVNSFDEQLRIAMDLSCREQEKMDRERQQEAEELERILQLSLLEK, encoded by the exons ATGGCTCAAGAGGCGTTTCCTTTACATTTTCTGGTTTGGAACAACCAATACATTGAGCTTGAACGTGAACTACAGCAAAACGAG GAGAATGTGGAGCGTTTAGACCCGCGGGGGCGCACCCCGCTAGAGCTGGCGGTGTGTCTGGGCCACCTTGAATCAACCCGTGTGCTGCTCCGACACTGCGCAAACCCGACGCACTGCAACGCGCAGAGTTGGACTA TTTTGCAGGAGGCAGTGAGCACAGGGGACCCCGAGCTTTGTCAGCTGGTGCTGCAGTACAGGGACTTCAAGCGAGCCACAGAGAGACTGGCTGGCATCCCAGAACTGCTCAGCAAGCTAAGACAG GCTCGGGATTTTTACGTGGAGATGAAATGGGAGTTCACCAGTTGGG TCCCCCTGGTCTCCAAGGTGTGTCCCAGTGATGTGTACCGCGTGTGGAAGAGTGGCTCGTGTCTGCGGGTTGACACCACTCTGCTGGGCTTCGAGCACATGACCTGGCTCAAGGGCCGTCGCAGCTACATCTTTAAGGGCGAAG AGAATGGTGCCATGGTGATGGAGGTGGACCATGACAAGCAGGTGGTGTACACCGAGCCGCTGTCTCTCTCCCCGCGGGACGCCCCATCTCTCCTGGCTGCCATGCTGCCCACCCAGGAGAACACTGCCCAGAGACTCACCTCTCCCATCGTCTCCACACACCTCAACACACGCAACATCGCCTTcgagag GAACAAGTCTGGCATTTGGGGCTGGCGCtctgagaagagtgaggcagtcaGCGGCTACGAAGCAAAG GTATACAGCGCCACTAATGTGGAGTTGGTGACTCGGTCAAGAACAGAGCACCTGTCGGACCAGGACAAGTCCAAGAGCAAAG GCACCAAGACTCCTCTTCAGTCCTTCCTGGGGATAGCTGAGCAGCATACCGCTCATAATGGG AGTAATGTGTGTCAGTATGCCAGCCCCCATAACCCCACAGCAATCACAGCTGAGGAATACTTTGACCCAGAGTTCCAACTCAACGAACGAGACATCGGACGCCCCGTGGAGCTCACCAGCAAGGTCCAGAG GTTTAAGGCCCATCTGTGGTTGAGTGAGGCTCACCCTCTGTCATTGGCTGAGCAGGTCACGCCCATCATTGACCTCATGGCCATCTCTAACGCCCACTTTGCCAAACTACGTGATTTCATCACCCTGAGCCTGCCCCCTGGCTTCCCTGTCAAAATAG agATCCCTCTGTTCCATGTGTTGAATGCTAGAGTGACCTTCAGTAACCTGTGTGGCTGTGATGAGCCTGTCAGCTCTGTCACTGTACACACACCAGAGGAGGCCCCCGAGGCtggtaaccacacacacacacgcac tacatatatacatatgtatgacagtcgaagtatatatatatatacacacgctAACTCCCCGTCCATCTGCTCGCAGGgcaggcccccccccccctttcactgCGAGGTGGACCCCTCCGTTTTTCAACCACCCCCGGACTACACCACTCTTGGTCCGGGCCGCAGCGAGCCAATGAGAGATGAGGATGATAACTTGCTGCAGTTTGCCATCCAGCAGAGCCTATTGGATGCAGGGACAGAAAGCGACCAG GTGACTATATGGGAAGCTCTGACTAACAGTCGTCCTGTTTCTGGCCACATACAGTCACCACTGTACGAAGACGACTCTCAGCTGGAGAG GGCGATCCAGGAGTCCCTGTCGATCTCATTGGCTGGTGGTGAGGAAGGAGATCCCGTATCTCCCCTGTCAGTCTCTCCGTCGGACCCCGGAGCCAACTCCCCTCCCTCCTACAGCTCAGTGGCTGAGCCCCGGATGCCGGGACCGTTTTCCGTGGTGAACAGCTTTGACGAGCAGCTACGCATCGCCATGGATCTCTCGTGCAGGGAGCAGGAaaagatggacag GGAGAGGCAGCAGGAAGCGGAGGAGCTGGAGAGGATCCTTCA